TTGCCACTGGCAGGGAAACCTCAGACCCCTCCTCCCCGAGATACAGAACTGGGCAGTTGCTGCACATCTTAGCAAAACAGGAAATttcatgtttcctctgctgcttaTAGCAACAGCTTGCATCACATTACTTCTGCATatgttgacacacacatacacccacgCTCAAGCTtacacacacgcgcatgcaCCCACAAGAACGCAGCCACAGTTTTACATAAGGATGTCATATAGCCGTATAGAATCGTATTTCAATGAACAAAACTAAGCAATGTAAAGAAAAACCCAACACAAGGTTATTTACATACTCTTTTACAATTACTCCTTCATCAATGCAGACACTTTTACAAATAATTCAATTCATTACCAAAATACATTCAGTTAACATTTCTCAGTAATATGCTGTGGAGATTACAGTTTTATTTGGGGTATCAATAAGATGTAGACTTCAGACACTtctttttaatagatttttttagcATTTGGGGCTTGAACGTGAGAAGAACCATAACTGAAATGCCAACAAATGAAAGACTTATGGATACGAAGAGCAGAATGTACCAGTATATAGATTCCCCAGCTTCgttaaaacacacagatgactcTAAGTGCTGCAATTGCTGTGTTCGCACGGGATCTTCACATTCGATGTCTGATAGTCCGACCATTTGGATTGTCTTTGATTTTTCAAAGGCCCTGAACCATTCTGTTTGGCAGCAGTTGAACGGATTTCCTGTGAGGAAAACAATCTGAAGGTTTGGAGCTAATGCGTTAGCCAGACCGTGGGGGATAGTGGACAGTCTGTTGTCCCTCAAGTCGAGCACTTTCAGATCAAGAGTTAGGAGTGAAGGGGAAAGGTGGGCGAGAGAGTTccttgaaatgtttaaaaacttcAGATTTTTCAAATGGGAGAAGTCAAAGTCTTGAATGTGAGTGTTTCCCAAACCTAGATGCTGCAAAGTTCTGCTGAGGCTTTGTATTGATTGTAGGACAAGTCCAGGGTTATCGGACAGTTCCAGGTGCGTTAGCGACAACCCTGCAAATGCAGACGATGGAATTAATTCAAGGTTGCATCCTTTGAGGTAAAGCTGCCCAAGGGACACAACATTTCTCCAATCCACACAAGATGAGACAAGGTCTGTACTGATCTCAGCTTCCTCCGAGAGACAAATGTCAATGTGGTTGTAGCTGAGATCCACCGACCTGAGGCTTGGCAGTGAGGAAAAGAATCTCGGGGGTAACCACTCAAGATCATTCAGGCTCAGGTTGAAGTAGGTCAGATTGCCAAGAACCGCCAGCGTTCCTTCATCTGCTACAACCTGCTTCAGCCTGTTGTTGCTGATGTCCAGCTCGTACAAGCTGCCAGGGAACTGTTCGTAAGTTAGATTTAAGGACTTCAGACAGTTGGTGCACATTTGAAGTCTTGACAGGAAGGGCATTTTCTGGATGAATCCGTAGGGGAAATACTCTACCTGGTTTCCTCTTAGATCCAAAATCTCTAGAGAAGAGACGTCCCCATGAAGACTGTCATCCCACAACTCGGCAGTCACATTGCTCGCATACTTCCTCAGGTTGTAGAACTCAACAGTTGTAGTTGCGTTTGGGGACGTGGCATTGTCTGCCAGTTGTTCGTAGAACCTAAGGCTGTTGTGGGACAGGTAAAGGTTGCGTAAGTGACTATGGCTGGgcaagaaaggaaagaagagcaGTTTGTTATCTGAAAGATCAAGTGTCTCCAGCTGGAAAGTGTCATTAAGGTCTTGTCTGGAGATGAACCACTCAATGAAGTTGTGGCTGGCATTGAGGACCACTAGGTGGGTCATGTGGAAGTCTGTTAGGCAAGGCAGATTGTTGAAGGCCAAGTTGAGCCGCTGGAGCTTGGAATTGCTGGCAAAGGCGCCATCAATCTCGAATATGATGTTCCTTTGCAGGTTGAGCTCTTTTAGCTTGTTCAGGTCCCTGAATGAGGTCTCGTCCAATCTCCGCAAGAGGTTTCCAGAAAGATTGAGGTACTCTAAGGACGTCAGATTTTGGAGAAGAGTGGCTGCCATTTCATCCTCAAGTTTGTTCTCTGACAGATCCAGAACTTTGAGACCAGGTAGCTTCTTTAATGCCTGGCTGGTTTCTGGGTAACCAATATACAGGTTGTTATTTGCCAAATTGAGGCTTTCTAACAAGCTTAAGTCTTGAAAAGTGTTTGATTCTAATTTCTCCAAACTGTTACATGCTACGCTCAGACTGGTTAGTGAAGGGTAACGGAGCAGAGAGTCGTCCTGTAGTGTTTGGATGTGATTGTAGTTGAGCTGAAGTTCCTCTATGTTGCGTGGTAATCCTGGAGGCACAGAACTGAGCTTGGCATCGTTGCAGAGAGCTGTTCTTTGTatctgcagagaaaaggagagtACACAAATTAAAGGTAGGGTTAAAGGAGGCATCcaccgctgaagcagagacaataGTGTTTCAGGGGTTTAGCTTTGCCGAGACAGATGGTTAAatagtgtagcctgctcttgctagctttccCAGGATTACCATCCCCAGCTTTAAGTATGAAATCCAAGCATaagttaatgtgtttgtgttatttgtttatgggagaaaaatgttttcagaaatCCGACAAGAACAGGATGCGGCAACTgtaatttttttcaatttagtaTTGGCCTTTGCATGTTAAGTCTACATAAGGTTACTATGTTTTGCATCAGGGAATTATTATTCCTCAAGAAGTTTGTCAGTCTTGGTAATTAACTATTTTACCAGGTTCAAGGACAAAAAGCACATGGCAGCACTTCATAGTCTCACATAGATGTAAATTTATGAAATCAAAATCAAGATAGAATTAGTTTACCACAAGCTCTGCTGTTCAATTCACAGGACCAGTCCAAACAATGTgctaaaaacacagattttgacctctgtcaaggaggttacGGTTTCATTTGCGTGATTGTGCAGAACGATTCACCTGATTTTCATGAAGTACAAAAAAAGTATTCAGTAAatcaggggacggatccagggatttgttttttactttatttaatattgg
This portion of the Hippoglossus stenolepis isolate QCI-W04-F060 chromosome 19, HSTE1.2, whole genome shotgun sequence genome encodes:
- the nrros gene encoding transforming growth factor beta activator LRRC33; its protein translation is MPVHGLTPILLCLLHVWIIPSPASSHPQLSECRLIQRTALCNDAKLSSVPPGLPRNIEELQLNYNHIQTLQDDSLLRYPSLTSLSVACNSLEKLESNTFQDLSLLESLNLANNNLYIGYPETSQALKKLPGLKVLDLSENKLEDEMAATLLQNLTSLEYLNLSGNLLRRLDETSFRDLNKLKELNLQRNIIFEIDGAFASNSKLQRLNLAFNNLPCLTDFHMTHLVVLNASHNFIEWFISRQDLNDTFQLETLDLSDNKLLFFPFLPSHSHLRNLYLSHNSLRFYEQLADNATSPNATTTVEFYNLRKYASNVTAELWDDSLHGDVSSLEILDLRGNQVEYFPYGFIQKMPFLSRLQMCTNCLKSLNLTYEQFPGSLYELDISNNRLKQVVADEGTLAVLGNLTYFNLSLNDLEWLPPRFFSSLPSLRSVDLSYNHIDICLSEEAEISTDLVSSCVDWRNVVSLGQLYLKGCNLELIPSSAFAGLSLTHLELSDNPGLVLQSIQSLSRTLQHLGLGNTHIQDFDFSHLKNLKFLNISRNSLAHLSPSLLTLDLKVLDLRDNRLSTIPHGLANALAPNLQIVFLTGNPFNCCQTEWFRAFEKSKTIQMVGLSDIECEDPVRTQQLQHLESSVCFNEAGESIYWYILLFVSISLSFVGISVMVLLTFKPQMLKKSIKKKCLKSTSY